tcatccttatctctaaaatcatttatgaggtttttcttgaatctcccaaatgcccttagtaaaaaggtttcaagaattacactttggcccaaacttttcaagtaattgcacttagaccctttccAACTtcgtccctaggccaatttttaattggattttagtccccgaagaaaggactaattacgctaatacccctgatttttaggtaaattacacttttacccgaatctcaatatttacgattttgccactagctcaaaaactgaacctttgtctcaaggcttctataatcctttgaaaggacatatttcctcaagtattagaagataaaaatctcaagtattacattatatttcagtttaaaaatcttgggtgttacaaaaatgttcCTCAACTTCGACTAATTGGTCATTTTGGACTCTTTAACTTTAAGTTGGACCTATTATGCCCTTcaacttaattttaatttcgtAATAATTGTGACCATCAATTTCTCATTTCGTAAACAATCACACCTCTTGATTCAATTAGCATAGCGCGTGAACTCATGCGTGGCAGAGGAATATGCAATggctaaaattttcaatttcttttttcttcttcatctcgtCAATGACCTTTCACATTTCTCACTTTCGTCGCCTATCTCTTGCTTTCCTTGTAGCTATTGAATGACCCCTCGCCTTTTCTTTTGTCGACCGACCTCTCCCATGCCTAGCTGCCGCTGTTGACCTCTTGCATTCCTTATCGTCACCAACTGACCCCTGCATTCCCCTTCACTGACTGACCGCTCCCTTCCCTCGTAGCCGACGGACTTCTCACTTTCTTAGTGTCGACTAACCTCTCACATTTCTTCATCACTACCAACCAACCTTGGTCTCACCTTCATTGCCACCGACTAACCCTGTTTGAGGTTGAATTCACCATGATGATGGTTTAGCcaagtttgtgtttgtgaattgacAACGGCATTGAGCATATTTGAGGTTGAATTGATTCGTGTTGCACGAAAACAATAGCACTGAGTATGAAACATCGATTTGTGTTCGTGAATCGACGACGACTTAGTccagtttgtgtttgtgaatcgacaACGGTATTGAGCAAATAAAGTTATGAATTGACGACACCGAGTACAGTGGAGGGGTCTCCGCTGTCTTCACCTTCCTCTTTTATGAGGCCATGGTCGCTAGCTCCAACCTTTGCCGTGTTTTTTATTGCAAGCCCCGCATCTTATTTTGTAGTGTCGCGAGACCCAACTCTGTTGTGTAACACGACACATGCGATGCCCTCTTGTTGGCTTGGCCAATGAAGGGATCCACGTCAGATCGCGTGTAACTCAAGCACAATTATGTTGCTAGATGAAGTATGTgattgttttaaaattaaaaatttagagacaTGTGAGGATCGCTTTAAAGTTGGAGGgggtaaataattaaaagacgaAAATTGAGGgcatttttatgcattttgccAAAATACATTTCTAGGTGCATGCATGTGAGGATGAGCAATCTCTCGGTCGAAGAGAATTTATTAACTTGTTTTTATCAAAGCATCTTACCTTCATTAAAATTCACTGAATACTGGTTGATCtgattgatttaaaataatttatatgttaGGAATATGATGCCCGGATATAATGCATTCAACAACCATAATAAACACAGTTAGTTGTTCACTTGTTTCTTATAGGAGCATTATTTGTTGAAATATCAAAGTGAATTTTTAGTCGCGTGCATGTCACGTGGCTAATTactattaacatttaaaaaaaaaatatcaattagatatggataaaataaatacaattttaattagcCGTCAAATTCAATTTGTAATTCATTCAATAGCGATAATAAATAGAGTTGttcataattattataaaagtaatatttgttaaaatgtgCAAGTGAAATTTTAGCTATATATATTTGTGCAAGTCCCGTGACTAATTaccattaatatttaaaaaaaaaaattaaagacatgaaaaaaataatacaatttgAAACCGATGGAGATTAACTGGTAGTAGCTAGGTGTTGGATGGTTGGTCAAATTCTTTGTAAGTCATTCAACAATGATAATAAACCGTTTGttgtattataaaatatatatcatttgtGGCCCACATGGACAGcccagttggtcaagaagggggCACAAAGTGCCTTTCGTAGTGAATCTTGGACCAAGACTAAGGATCGAGTCTTGCAAGTGACAGTGTGGGGGTACCTCTCTCTAAAGTGAGagggggctccttgtgcgcggTGAGCGCGGATCTAGCCACTGCGTCCGGTtgggtcaccatgattaacctcttCCCACGTTCTGTTGAGCCGGGTGTGGGGGGCGCTCGgggtgagcgatttcaccttgGACCAAGTATATATCATTTGTGCATCCAAAGAATGAGTTGAGCGGTCGAATGACCAATATGTTAGTATTAATCTAATGAGTTACAAGTTTGATTCTTGCCCTGTGTAAGGGTCAAAGACCCAACTTACGATTTATCTCACCTGACGTAATCAATGACACAAGCACCGGATACCGTGCGAAGGTGGTCATCCCAAGTATATATCATTTGCGCCTCTAGAGCATGGCACAagtgataaaatttttaaatttttttaaaagtggCGGGAAATTAACTCTTGGTAGAAGTAGACATACTTCATTTGATGAGAATTGACCGTATGTCCGCTTATGAGTGTATAAACTTGTGATCACATCCGATTTATCAGGAAATCGAACTAGGAGAAAATGTCGGTCTTCTCCAGAACTAGGTGGGTGAAGCCCGAACACCTagatcataaaaaaaaagtatatatcatttgttaaaatattatagttacataatttaaaaaatgtcacATATTTCCATTTTCATATGAATCACAAatgaattaattatgaaaacaaTCTTATTGCAAAAGTAATGGGAAGGTCGCATGCAAACACAACCGGAACCTACTCTTCACAAAATGTGAAATTTTGTACAATGAAGACCCCTCAAAAACACTTAAATGCACTTGTAGACTATCGTATAATGAGAAACCACTCATACATTCCAAAGTTAAGGATTAACCACTCATACATTCCAAAGTTAAGGATTAATTCTATAACTTCGAACGCTCAACTTCTATAACGTATAACTTCGAACGCTCAACGCCAAACCTCTAACTCTAAAAGTTTATGTCAAATTTCAAACGCTAATGATGAATCCTAAATGTTAAATATCGAATCTTAATTAAATGCCAAATATTGAACAATAAATATGTACTGAACTTCAAACGTTGAACAATAAATGTCAAACCCCGAACGCTTAACGCTAAACGCTGAACGCTAAACCAGCTAAATGCGGAACGCCAAACCCCGAACCCCTAACTAAggtcattaatattttaaaacagtttgagcatttattttaaatgagtaTAGGTggttttatataataatagaataaaattaacttCCTTCTCCCAAACGACCAGCTGACCGCCCGGCAGCCAGTGCATGGCCATGCACACGTGTAAGAAATTAAGCGATCTCAGTTGTCATCTCTTTGTTGCTATTGGGACGTTTTTCCTCACCCCATGGCTTTTGAGGTGGGTCGCCGTTCAGATTCCCGTAATCAGATTAATTGTTCtttccatgtatatatatatgtaactcATCTTAGGTTAACTTGTAACCCTGGTAGAGTACTCAGTTCTGGCTTTATATATTTGGGGCAGCCTCCATCGCTCTCTCACTGTCCCTTAAAAATTTTGATCTCTCTCCCAGATTTTTCCAatcctcatatatatatatatctcgaCGTCATGATGATGCCGCAAATGTTGAACTCCAACAACCCAGCTTTCCATGAAGATTTATCTGAGCAGGAGCGTGCTCGGATAGACCCTCGGCGCTTCCCCGCTCTCTTCGACAAGACCGTAAACGAATCCGATGAATTTCGGATGTACGGTTTCAAGATCAAGCGCTGTCCGAGGATACGAAGCCATGACTGGACGCAGTGTCCCTATGCCCACCGTGGCGAGAAGGCGCGCCGCCGTGACCCTCGGAGGTACAACTACGCGGCCATAGCCTGCCCGGAGTTCCGTGAAGACGGAGAATGCACTAGGGGAGTCACGTGCCAGTTCGCTCACGGGGTCTTCGAGTACTGGCTTCACCCGGAGAAGTATCGCACACGCCCATGCAACGCCGGGCAATTCTGCACCAGAAAGGTTTGTTTCTTCGCGCACTCGCTAGCAGAGCTCAGGCACCAACACACCCGGCACCGTCGCGTCTTGGCCATCGACGAACCGGCACTGGGGAGAAGATGGCGCCGCCACTATAGAGAAGCCTCGACGCGACCCAGTGGGGGTACTTCTACCCCTGATTTTCTGGCCAGTTTGAGTGGGTTGGTGATCAGGGAAGGCGATCAAAGGGCAAGGGGAATTCAGCAACAGCCGGATGGTCCTGACATTGGGTGGATTGCTGATCTGGTGGGTTAATTAGCCACCAGGTATTTATGTAGTAGATATAGTAGAGGTGGTGGTTGATGcaaagattaatattatttttcgaCTAGTATTGGGttgttgtatatataattaagatgGGTTAAACCATTAAATCTTCTTATGATTTAATCCTTATTAGTTAAACTCATTCTTATGATTTGATCAGGTTGTACTTACTGATGAGTTCGGATGAATTGATGAATCTTCTAATTTCGTGATATTTTTACAATACTAACAAAAATATTCTGTATGCaataacattattataatatattatataataatataatacaaataatgcaacatattaaaatattatattacattaccatataataatattatataatagtgcatttaatatattgaatttcataatatataaaagaattggGTTTCCATTTTCTCatgctatttttcttcttctttaattaGGGGATCGCCGGCTAGTGGGCAGTTGGTGGGCAGAGTCCCCGATGGCCAGTATTTGAGTCCCCGATGGCCAGTATTTGGTGGTATTATATCGAGTTGGCTAGTCAACAACAAGTAGAGATAATTAATGTGGATCGGTTCAATTATGACTTTTAAGATAATAGTGAATGTAATTATAGTTTTATGTCTATAACCGTAAttatatggttttaaatttttataatcacACCCATAATCGATGAATATAATGATATGAAGTTTTATGCATAACCCctataataaattatgtaattaaataaaattttaataaaaacaatttttttttattaaattaaagaataagTAACGAATtcagaaaatatataaaatagccAACTAAAATTGTAGATGCACATTTAAATTAGAGTTAAATAAATGATTACACAAACTAGAATTGGTCTCAATAAATCTAGtaacaaaaatgaaattcttaaaataatgaCACACAagataacaattttattttttgaacaattttataaatgaagatatatttaaaattattcatttataaactaatactataaaatatataaaaattaatattaaatatataattattcgtTATGGTTAAAGTTATGGTtgtgattttttgttttgattatgattttttcatattaatcataaccATAactgatgttttttttttttttttttttctggtcgtggttatgattttttttatgaattaactAATCCATGCCATCCTTAGCGACAAGAattggagagaaagaaaaatgaaaatgagcaACCAAATACCATCTTCTATACATTCCGACATTAGATCAAAATGCAACTTGAATTCGTGTGGAATTCAAACTAGTAACTCTAGTTGACATGTAGAACTTTAAGCATATGACATGCATTCATTGTGAATTGCTAAAGTATATGGAAATTCTATTAAAATCTCCTCCTTTCTCTatcttttcataatttttttgagtCTAGTTTcattcaatttaataatttttcttattttatttttctaaatggATGAGTAgcttattttattagttttacaCGTCATAACATTTTTATCggttcaaattatttaattacaattgAAGTTAAGTCGTGCAAGATTCAAATTACTATTGTAATTGACACGTAGAGACCCAGATGTATAACATGCATTCATTGTAATTCATTATAAATCTACTAACTCGACAACACAAAATTCATTGCATCTTTAGTTCACTTGTCATCTCATCATCTTCTTGTTCACCTTTCCTAATTTTGAACCTTCAAAGAACATACTCGCCTGGAGTCTCTCAATTGCTGTAAAATCGACCTGAAAAAGCAATCACAAAGTAGAGATTGAAGCGATAAAAGGTACATCTCAATTCTTTCAATTTATGTATTATAGGGTATGATATATTTTGTACTCTCCTTTCAATTTATGTATCATGACCCACAATATCGTAAATAAAACACTTTTCTATTTCAATTAGAAGCACAACaaaaattttcacttttctATTTGCTGTGTAtctgcatatatatatcatatatagcATGTATTTTCATTTGATCACTTCAAAATATCACtgatattttatcttctttttttcagGAAACATGGATGGCTGTTGGGAACAgttcatttacaaaaaaagaaatatataaggGGAATGTTATATGCACATATGACATCTTTTCAATTCTTACAAAAAGAGAAATTGTTCGTATTGAATAGGCTCTTCAAAGAACTTAAAAGTGACCAGAAGTCTCATATATCGAAAGCCTACTCTAAACTAATTTTGTATCTTATTAGGATCTCACTCGCAATATCATTGGTCcttgtaattatatttttggattaCATTATGAGACCACCCGAAGACCAAGGGGGTTGAGGATCAAATCCGCAACCGAACCCACAagtaagtaaatatttttaaagttcattttggatatattgttattattatttaggaAATCTAAACCTCTGTGCAGAATTCTTACACGTGGGAACTGAACGCATGGAGTACGTGACAAAGTTTGTTTGACAATGGCTTTCTAATTCTGTCACCCACTCCATCCCCAAGACACCTCCTGGATTTTAACGGgtgaattttcttttcttaattctttcacagagtaaaaattattatatagaAACGTTTCTTCTTCCAATTGACTATCTGACCGACACAGAGAGCCGTCCGTGGTCCTTGACACGTGTGAGAAAGTTGTCGTCGTGTTCCTCGTCTtctcctctgtttcttttccaattttcttCACTGGCTTCCGTCTTCACCATGGGTTAGCCTGTAAACCCTGGTTGAGCCAGGTGTGGCTTTATGCATAATTACGTGGATGGCTTCTCAATCCCTTTATCGATggattcatacatatatatatatatatatatatagagtgggtgttttctttttccctcaAAATTTTTTGATCATCACCCATATGTTGCCATTCCCCTGCATATCAATATATAAAACAGCCTCTTTTGATTGATCAGCTTTGAATGGAGATTGAATCTTCGTGTTTATATATGGGTATGATGTCCCAAATTAATGTTGAACTCTGATAGCCCAACTTTCTATGAATTCTCTGAGCAGGAGTTTTCCGGGGCCGACAGCCGGCGTTACTCCGGTCTCTTCCGGCCAGAACCATATACGAAGTAGACTGCATCAGGGGGGACACCTGCGAACGGGGTCCTCGCGTACTGGCTTCACACCCGAAAGTAGTCTACTCAACTATATATGTAAGGCCAGCGAGTTGTACGACAGACGAGGTCTGTTTCTTTACACAGTCAATGGCGGGGCTCGGCATCGCAGACTGCTGGGACCACCTCGTCCAGGCCATCAGGGAACCAGCAGTAGGGATAAGATAGCGCTGCTTTGGAGAACCCTTGACATCGACGACACTAATTTGAACGGCCGAGGTGAGAGGGAAGCAAGCAACCCTGATTTTCTGGCCAGCTTGAGCAGCTAGCTTAACAATCAGGAAAGGTGACCGAACGGCAAGGGGTGTACGGCATCGATCAGGGCACCAATCAAATGCTCCTGATGATATAAGGTGGATTGTTGATTTGGTGGATTAATAACCACcagatatatatgttttgatccGTGTAAAATTATTAGTTTTCTGGGGAGTGTTGGGTTGTTGTAATTAAGATGGGTTAAACCACTCATTTCGAAGAAATGCCATAGaaatatttgaacttttgtatttgtggtgatcACTTCAAAACTTACGCAATTAATCCTTTCATCCaccaaaatgtaaataaaaagtatatttttcaccatcttcttcttaATGTATTCTAAAATTACCTGAgctcaaacaataaaaaataaagaagaaggaaaatctCATTTTCTCGTGTTGCATGTTCAACTTTCTCTTAAGGAAGAACGAAAAGCTGTTGGTAGCTTAAAACTGAGTAAAAGTGTAAAATAGTATTTAATAATTGTGTTTTCTAGTGCCATTTTCTCAATGGCTTGTTATTCACAGAAATTAACTCATAATCGTAGATAACTCTAATTACATTACTAGTAGGAGAGTTGGTGATGTATAAGCACGGAATTAGTattatttcccttttctttattttgtgttattaaaaaattataatgtttaaataattttaatagaatttttaattttatttatgtgaataaattcatttaatgagtgttatttcattattaatttttttttgtagggtttaaataaattcactgtaatttaaattttatgcaagtaaataaatttatttaatgggtgttcttttattttttattgaaaggaaattgtaaaatttaaagaaattcaatataaaTAAACTCATTTAATGGATGCCATTTCATTGTAAGTAAATCTATTTAATGGATGTCTtcatttttctgtatttttgtcattaaaagaaattataagattttaatgatttcagagtttgtaaaatttattaatgtaaataaaatcatttatgagaGTCACATTTTCTCTTATTGGAacgaattaaaattttaggcttcttaataaattcatttattgagtgtcctctcctttttatttttatttttgttattgaaataaaattgaaaattttaaacaaattcaatagcatttgtaaaatttattaatataagtaAATTCAtttaatggatatatatatagataaaataaatgggtaattaattgtttaaatagaagatattaatattttagattgTACTA
This genomic stretch from Diospyros lotus cultivar Yz01 chromosome 1, ASM1463336v1, whole genome shotgun sequence harbors:
- the LOC127794276 gene encoding zinc finger CCCH domain-containing protein 54-like gives rise to the protein MMMPQMLNSNNPAFHEDLSEQERARIDPRRFPALFDKTVNESDEFRMYGFKIKRCPRIRSHDWTQCPYAHRGEKARRRDPRRYNYAAIACPEFREDGECTRGVTCQFAHGVFEYWLHPEKYRTRPCNAGQFCTRKVCFFAHSLAELRHQHTRHRRVLAIDEPALGRRWRRHYREASTRPSGGTSTPDFLASLSGLVIREGDQRARGIQQQPDGPDIGWIADLVVLTDEFG